The following proteins are encoded in a genomic region of Clarias gariepinus isolate MV-2021 ecotype Netherlands chromosome 12, CGAR_prim_01v2, whole genome shotgun sequence:
- the LOC128534030 gene encoding uncharacterized protein LOC128534030 produces MRSLATMQAYSLTQPFGLQTHTQQKTTSSNAFIISPQVQYYIAQQRVARQQQTPQSHGLCQGQASTQTVSSSSNLKSREMPQGLVTDSQLHHKNTASTLSNGQFVSWPAVQHGTPTQNLSHHPQATNRNPVPQTLNGNPQQNGNMPQMPSDAPASWLISAFSNRYSPTQQNNQTYQSVLPQCQPSNGHQRTHIRHQPAVQLQQTDLSVRTVSNQAAQIHNQEQIRLGQENSASYSTYGHFPSQSQRLITHQTGQSPPVYNAYQVQHASQIQHHPLSNRIENTSANYNLVKLNGNMHPNQPYPPSYTSQHLIYQSQSMQQISALGLPQEQVQPQTQLQQRNTVQDSCHQSNPYHTITLASQGNTQPQNLQSNHIVTGLPSSSQRTISTSTATRKVPPPVYTESSVNHSHVTLNNLLMDNTQVPPQRYGINTLATPEQTSSHVTTKASYSQATESASYLNALAILKNNQALQRVTEYQMLAKRTAISTETGQNQLNVPDVQSSESMRSRRLQTNTETKDGHESNTRQPTREMQYIEDTTEALELALALNNLFRQSNKAVAVVPPISQQVLSPENNDPVTSSHDSLLFKINAAKENKNVEEESNASSMPKETTEEFVQLVSVPPPETQKHKLKDGSTVDSQTPNTQSTEVPPCKAGSTTSQSCVCCLDLTSESPEDLNSLQTDKSDGDVLDLSKVQGVTFTVEKFKYLIKIVESALRGSVKEPVVDFEKCLIDLYWAGNREELDKKMHTFPANLCDFLCSVSTKEMETLQFLSHTCLERLERFCHILKHDKVLPTEEFRSSWLNVNGQPADIENLLAEPISEFKLPDYVSLEGFEDLDIYLESEPSTNMNPANTKCQNDNIMTKESADCKSKSKVNKQEDENLEKNQQQEENTNFEQSLHSTETEGILIESESTAECEQVYQDAFENITSPSEGIELLDLSHDSDSSNDSQSIQISLLSSDDAKAIFKECFGSDWQQPSQLCQDVTKVLVTPDKKSFCNSANQIKFTCPHVTDFEGDGENFCPKCWEETPLLDLDLEEALFSPECGSPESSKQSDDEQICSPPGSNSTALSKSSSVTDAPLATVNIDEVTIFESEPNPSDKVVSCSPGSGKSPFKEPHAPVSTESSIFTLPIDKVACETNGSVGPELAKDMSDSQNAKNLVIPEQNKTKRDKVFPPESPPCKKLKVVEIREIPANDLFIDVTTKAISTKKQPSTLGVTLAEDGQHCKDVRKEKVEERKLPIKLKILLRCEQSGKPDPHVNVCSESSRDSANSSTYAVTTSITKPDPTSPNSGQICSSTSGKPDSQVLTKTSRKKVSPPRFPPCKKLKNKNVMSLPSEDDLFTPDIVVKKASSPKSHLHDLLSFLNSTEGEQHSKDKFGKNMERKKPCAVKSQVPNLIYQQKGPAVTLSSEKNREKVDGTTKETGQNKETKQRFALYGYNNNNRSKNIHQHTCNRAKPATAPVYVTVSDTSESSMNYTDMPTAKQKVYSQWSSTFVEPKKKTSSHKKNLKPKKDLTSTTQTLKRILKDREAIRDAQMAKEAGDFVVDHKYKKFKSTIAKKTL; encoded by the coding sequence ATGAGATCATTGGCCACAATGCAAGCATACAGTCTGACGCAGCCATTTGGACTTCAAACGCACACTCAACAAAAGACTACTTCTAGCAATGCATTTATCATTTCTCCGCAGGTGCAATATTATATTGCGCAACAAAGGGTTGCTAGGCAACAACAGACTCCACAGTCCCATGGGTTATGTCAAGGCCAGGCTTCCACCCAGACAGTTTCAAGTTCATCTAATTTGAAATCAAGAGAGATGCCTCAAGGACTGGTTACAGACTCGCAGTTGCATCACAAAAATACAGCTTCAACTTTATCAAACGGACAGTTTGTATCTtggccagctgttcagcatggGACCCCCACTCAAAACCTGAGCCACCATCCACAGGCCACGAATAGAAATCCTGTTCCCCAGACCTTAAACGGAAATCCTCAGCAGAATGGTAATATGCCACAGATGCCCAGTGATGCACCTGCATCTTGGCTCATTTCTGCTTTTAGCAATAGATATTCTCCAACTCAGCAGAATAACCAGACCTATCAGTCAGTTCTACCTCAGTGCCAGCCTTCAAATGGACATCAAAGAACGCATATTCGCCATCAACCTGCAGTTCAGCTACAACAAACAGATCTGTCTGTTCGGACTGTGTCTAATCAGGCAGCTCAGATTCACAATCAAGAACAGATAAGATTAGGACAAGAAAACAGTGCTTCATATAGCACTTATGGGCACTTCCCCTCCCAATCACAAAGACTCATTACTCATCAGACAGGTCAAAGCCCGCCGGTCTATAACGCATATCAAGTTCAACATGCATCTCAAATCCAACATCATCCTTTATCAAACAGGATAGAAAACACTTCTGCCAATTATAATCTTGTAAAACTCAATGGGAATATGCATCCAAACCAACCTTACCCACCATCATACACATCCCAGCATTTGATTTATCAAAGCCAAAGTATGCAGCAAATTTCAGCATTAGGTCTGCCTCAGGAACAAGTCCAGCCACAGACTCAACTGCAACAACGCAACACTGTACAGGATTCCTGCCATCAAAGCAACCCATACCACACTATTACACTGGCCAGTCAAGGGAACACACAGCCACAAAATTTACAATCAAATCACATTGTTACTGGGCTCCCTAGTTCCTCCCAAAGAACAATATCTACCAGTACAGCAACAAGGAAAGTACCACCACCCGTCTATACAGAATCCTCCGTCAACCACTCACATGTCACTTTAAACAATTTGCTAATGGACAACACACAAGTGCCTCCTCAAAGGTATGGCATTAATACTCTTGCCACACCAGAGCAAACATCTAGCCATGTTACCACTAAGGCAAGCTATTCTCAGGCAACAGAATCTGCTTCATACCTTAATGCTCTTGCCATTTTAAAGAACAATCAAGCACTTCAGAGAGTGACTGAGTACCAAATGCTTGCCAAAAGAACAGCCATCTCAACAGAGACTGGACAGAACCAATTAAATGTACCTGATGTTCAAAGTTCAGAAAGTATGCGGAGCAGAAGATTGCAGACAAACACAGAGACAAAAGATGGACATGAAAGCAATACCAGACAACCGACTAGAGAGATGCAGTATATTGAGGACACAACTGAAGCTCTGGAGCTGGCTCTAGCACTGAATAATCTATTTAGACAATCCAACAAAGCAGTCGCTGTAGTTCCACCAATTTCTCAGCAAGTCCTCAGTCCAGAAAACAATGATCCTGTCACAAGTTCTCATGACAGCCTTCTGTTTAAGATCAACGCTGCTAAAGAGAACAAGAATGTAGAGGAAGAGTCAAATGCATCAAGTATGCCTAAAGAGACTACTGAGGAATTTGTGCAGTTGGTTTCAGTACCACCCCCTGAAACACAGAAACATAAACTTAAAGATGGATCAACAGTTGACAGCCAAACACCCAACACTCAAAGCACGGAGGTTCCTCCATGTAAAGCTGGCTCTACCACATCTCAGAGTTGTGTATGCTGTTTAGATTTGACATCAGAAAGTCCAGAGGATCTCAACAGCCTCCAGACTGACAAATCCGATGGCGATGTACTCGATTTGTCCAAGGTTCAGGGGGTTACTTTCACAGTAGAGAAATTTAAATACTTGATAAAGATTGTCGAGAGCGCTCTAAGAGGATCAGTAAAGGAGCCAGTAGTGGATTTTGAAAAGTGCCTCATAGATCTCTACTGGGCTGGAAACAGAGAagaattagataaaaaaatgcatacatttcCTGCAAATTTGTGCGATTTTCTTTGCAGTGTGTCCACAAAAGAAATGGAAACTTTGCAGTTCctttcacacacatgcttaGAGAGGTTGGAGCGTTTTTGCCACATTCTGAAACATGACAAAGTCCTACCCACTGAGGAGTTTAGATCCTCATGGTTGAATGTTAATGGACAGCCAGCTGATATAGAAAATCTTCTTGCAGAGCCAATTTCGGAATTTAAGCTACCTGATTATGTATCACTTGAAGGCTTTGAGGATCTTGACATCTATTTAGAGTCTGAACCATCTACAAACATGAACCCTGCAAATACCAAGTGCCAGAACGACAACATTATGACCAAGGAATCTGCAGACTGTAAaagtaaatctaaagtaaataAGCAAGAAGATGAAAATCTGGAAAAGAATCAACAGCAGGAAGAAAATACGAACTTTGAACAATCTTTACACTCAACTGAAACTGAAGGTATACTGATTGAAAGCGAAAGCACAGCAGAATGTGAACAAGTCTACCAAGATGCATTTGAAAATATCACTTCTCCCTCTGAAGGTATTGAACTGTTGGATCTTTCTCATGATTCTGATTCCAGCAACGACTCCCAATCAATCCAAATATCACTTCTGTCATCTGATGATGCTAAAgcaatttttaaagaatgctttgGTTCTGACTGGCAACAGCCTTCTCAGTTGTGCCAAGATGTAACAAAGGTTTTAGTAACCCCAGACAAGAAGTCTTTCTGCAACTCTgctaatcaaatcaaattcactTGCCCCCATGTGACTGACTTTGAAGGGGATGGTGAAAATTTTTGCCCCAAGTGCTGGGAAGAGACACCTTTACTGGATCTAGACCTGGAAGAAGCTCTGTTTAGCCCAGAGTGTGGTAGTCCTGAGTCTTCGAAACAAAGTGATGATGAACAAATCTGTAGTCCACCTGGATCAAATTCTACTGCACTGTCGAAAAGTAGCAGTGTTACTGATGCACCACTTGCAACAGTCAATATAGATGAAGTGACCATCTTTGAATCTGAACCCAATCCAAGTGATAAAGTAGTGAGCTGTAGCCCCGGGTCTGGTAAATCACCATTTAAAGAACCACATGCACCTGTGAGCACTGAAAGCAGTATCTTCACCTTACCAATTGATAAAGTAGCCTGTGAGACTAATGGATCGGTGGGACCAGAGTTAGCCAAGGACATGTCTGACTCACAAAACGCTAAAAATCTAGTTATTCCAGAACAAAACAAGACCAAAAGAGACAAAGTTTTTCCACCAGAAAGTCCACCATGCAAAAAGTTAAAAGTAGTCGAAATAAGAGAAATTCCTGCAAATGACCTTTTTATTGATGTGACCACAAAAGCTATctccacaaaaaaacaaccaagTACACTTGGTGTTACTTTAGCCGAAGATGGCCAGCATTGCAAAGATGTAAGAAAAGAGAAAGTTGAAGAAAGAAAGCTTCCAATCAAGCTGAAAATTCTACTTCGATGTGAACAGTCTGGCAAACCAGACCCACATGTAAATGTGTGCTCAGAGAGTAGCAGGGACTCAGCAAATTCTTCAACCTATGCAGTTACGACGAGTATCACCAAACCAGATCCTACTTCGCCTAATTCAGGACAGATCTGTAGCTCAACATCTGGGAAGCCAGACAGTCAGGTGCTGACCAAAAcatcaagaaaaaaagtttctcCCCCAAGATTTCCACCATGTAAAAAGTTAAAGAATAAAAACGTTATGTCATTACCTTCTGAAGATGACCTTTTCACCCCTGATATTGTGGTCAAAAAAGCTAGCTCCCCAAAATCACATTTGCATGATCTCCTCAGCTTTCTCAACTCTACTGAAGGTGAACAGCATAGCAAGGATAAATTTGGAAAAAACATGGAAAGGAAAAAGCCATGTGCTGTCAAGTCACAAGTGCCAAACCTTATTTATCAGCAAAAAGGACCAGCTGTTACATTAAGTTCTGAGAAAAACAGGGAGAAAGTAGATGGTACAACAAAAGAAACTGGACAGAACAAGGAAACAAAGCAGAGATTTGCCCTGTATGGGTACAATAACAACAACCGGAGCAAAAATATTCACCAACACACCTGCAACAGGGCAAAGCCAGCCACGGCTCCTGTTTACGTCACCGTTTCAGACACGTCTGAAAGTTCCATGAACTACACAGATATGCCTACAGCTAAGCAAAAGGTCTATAGCCAGTGGAGTAGCACATTCGTGGaaccaaaaaagaaaacctcTTCGCATAAGAAAAATCTAAAACCTAAAAAAGACCTGACTTCCACGACGCAGACACTCAAAAGAATTCTGAAAGACCGAGAAGCTATACGAGACGCCCAAATGGCTAAGGAGGCAGGAGATTTTGTTGTTGATCACAAGTACAAAAAGTTTAAGAGTACCATTGCTAAGAAAACTTTATAA